One window of Methanobacterium sp. genomic DNA carries:
- a CDS encoding DUF4013 domain-containing protein — translation MDIGYLTSDAMKYPSQDWKKIIILGILILTSFLIIPAFLVMGYVFRALKWSIAGVDQLPDFDEWGEMFTDGLKIFAVELVYFIVPFITIFLGIWASIGSLVALGASGNDLMPAAAFSAFSLMGGLLIMGLVVAVILGVFFTIGIANMAYYNSEIGAAFRFREILNTINAIGWVDYIIWYIMMIILGMIMGAIAGVLGLIPVLGWVLIVLVLYPYLYLLYARALGLLFVSGLEI, via the coding sequence ATGGATATAGGGTATTTGACTTCTGATGCAATGAAATATCCCTCACAGGATTGGAAGAAGATTATAATTCTGGGAATATTAATTTTAACCAGTTTTTTAATTATTCCTGCTTTTTTAGTTATGGGATATGTTTTCAGAGCCCTGAAATGGTCTATTGCCGGTGTTGACCAGCTTCCTGATTTTGATGAATGGGGAGAAATGTTCACAGACGGCCTTAAAATCTTTGCAGTAGAACTGGTCTACTTCATTGTTCCCTTCATTACCATATTCCTGGGTATCTGGGCTTCAATTGGTTCACTGGTAGCTTTGGGGGCTTCTGGAAATGATTTAATGCCTGCTGCTGCTTTCAGTGCCTTCAGTTTAATGGGAGGGTTGCTGATTATGGGATTAGTTGTGGCTGTTATTTTGGGAGTGTTCTTCACCATTGGAATAGCCAATATGGCATATTATAACAGTGAAATTGGAGCTGCCTTCAGATTCAGGGAAATATTGAACACCATCAATGCCATTGGCTGGGTGGACTACATCATCTGGTACATAATGATGATCATATTGGGAATGATAATGGGCGCCATAGCAGGAGTTCTTGGACTTATACCTGTCCTGGGATGGGTTTTGATTGTACTGGTCCTCTATCCTTACCTTTACTTATTATATGCCCGAGCTTTAGGGCTTTTATTTGTTTCAGGGTTGGAAATCTAA
- a CDS encoding type II CAAX endopeptidase family protein, translated as MSSSISPISFLENASEGKNNWWRYLLTVIISLVGGSLVAGVILGLLLILFSVFSGGISNISSFIGSTMSSPYSLVILVGISYTISFFLFYICLRFLHHKHLLRVINTVSGLRWKLLFKGLILWALILFILSLPDLILNPGSYQITYNSGSFFILLIICLLAFPIQASFEEILFRGYLMQGFSLVSKKPWVPLLITSLLFGGVHFFNGTNLYMDISIVVSTFIIGLMLGVIALGDNGIETAMGVHIANNLYVALLYNSADSGLPGLPSVVTAQPSDPFTGLPLLILAAIAMIAILFWNRKEDIIRIFR; from the coding sequence ATGTCATCGTCTATTTCACCAATATCATTTTTAGAAAATGCTTCTGAAGGTAAAAACAACTGGTGGAGATACCTTTTAACTGTAATAATCTCTCTGGTTGGTGGTAGTCTGGTGGCCGGTGTTATACTGGGACTTTTACTCATACTTTTCTCAGTTTTTTCTGGGGGAATATCGAATATTTCCAGTTTCATTGGATCCACCATGTCCAGCCCATATTCCCTGGTTATACTGGTTGGTATCAGTTATACTATTTCATTCTTCCTTTTCTATATTTGCCTGCGATTCTTACATCATAAACATTTATTAAGAGTGATAAACACAGTCTCAGGGCTACGCTGGAAACTATTATTTAAAGGGTTGATTTTATGGGCATTGATCCTGTTTATACTTTCTTTACCTGATTTGATTTTGAATCCAGGCAGTTACCAGATTACATATAATTCTGGGAGTTTTTTCATTCTTCTAATTATATGTCTGTTGGCTTTCCCAATTCAAGCATCCTTTGAGGAGATTTTATTCAGGGGATACCTCATGCAAGGATTTAGTTTGGTTTCAAAAAAGCCGTGGGTCCCGCTTTTAATCACTTCACTCCTATTTGGAGGTGTGCATTTTTTCAATGGAACTAATCTGTACATGGATATATCCATTGTAGTTTCCACCTTCATCATTGGGCTGATGTTGGGAGTGATAGCCCTGGGAGATAATGGTATAGAAACTGCCATGGGGGTGCATATAGCCAATAATCTCTACGTTGCATTACTGTACAATTCTGCAGATTCCGGGCTTCCAGGACTACCATCCGTGGTTACTGCCCAACCATCCGACCCATTCACCGGCCTACCTCTTCTAATACTGGCGGCTATTGCAATGATCGCCATCCTGTTTTGGAACCGGAAAGAAGATATTATACGAATATTCCGTTAA
- a CDS encoding tRNA (guanine(10)-N(2))-dimethyltransferase: protein MVEFNEIDFLYIEEGQVRIKIPTFEKVTARAPVFFNPVMELNRDLSVAALTTYQHQKDDDITICDAFGGSGIRGIRYAKEIEGVSLAVVNDLNPLAVELANENIQENGLSNVKACREDANLILRKCKGRFDVVDIDPFGTPAPYVESAAASIKAGGLICVTATDTSALCGTYRKPCIRKYGAKPLRNEYCHETGLRILAGFLSRTFSKYKKCLDFQFSHSTEHYMRLYALVGKGAKKTDESLENIGYIAHCPKCLNREVFKGMAPRISLNCPDCGEVWNVAGPLWCGEMQNSDFLSRMLDVVPDLEINQENEVTKLLEKCLAESGAPPTFYDVHAICRKLKISAPPMEGVMTMIKEGGYMVTRTHFNPNGLKTDAPLSFIEMVIASYK, encoded by the coding sequence ATGGTTGAATTTAATGAAATAGACTTTTTATACATAGAAGAAGGCCAGGTAAGGATTAAAATCCCCACATTTGAGAAGGTAACAGCCAGGGCCCCTGTTTTTTTCAACCCGGTTATGGAGCTTAACCGGGACCTGTCAGTTGCTGCTTTAACCACGTACCAGCATCAGAAGGATGATGATATCACCATCTGCGATGCCTTCGGAGGCAGTGGGATAAGGGGTATAAGGTACGCTAAGGAAATAGAAGGTGTTTCTCTGGCAGTGGTGAATGATTTAAACCCACTGGCAGTTGAACTTGCCAATGAAAACATCCAGGAAAATGGTTTGAGTAATGTAAAAGCCTGTAGAGAAGATGCTAATTTAATCCTCCGCAAATGCAAGGGTAGATTTGATGTGGTGGACATCGACCCTTTTGGCACCCCTGCACCATATGTTGAATCAGCTGCTGCCAGTATTAAGGCAGGAGGACTGATTTGTGTCACTGCCACCGACACTTCCGCCCTTTGTGGCACCTACAGGAAGCCATGCATCAGGAAATACGGTGCTAAGCCCCTTAGAAATGAATATTGTCATGAGACTGGTCTTAGAATCCTGGCAGGGTTCCTTTCTCGCACCTTCTCCAAATATAAAAAGTGTTTGGATTTCCAGTTTTCCCACAGCACAGAGCATTACATGCGCCTGTACGCCCTGGTGGGTAAAGGAGCAAAAAAAACAGATGAGTCCCTGGAAAACATTGGTTACATAGCACATTGCCCTAAGTGTCTTAATCGAGAGGTTTTTAAGGGCATGGCCCCCCGAATATCCCTGAATTGTCCTGATTGTGGTGAGGTTTGGAATGTTGCTGGTCCCCTTTGGTGTGGGGAAATGCAGAATTCTGACTTTTTAAGCCGAATGCTAGATGTAGTGCCTGATCTGGAGATTAACCAGGAAAATGAGGTTACCAAACTCCTGGAAAAATGTCTCGCAGAATCGGGTGCCCCTCCCACATTCTACGATGTGCATGCTATTTGCCGAAAGTTGAAGATAAGTGCCCCACCTATGGAGGGCGTCATGACCATGATTAAAGAGGGAGGATACATGGTTACCAGAACTCACTTCAATCCCAATGGTTTGAAAACTGATGCCCCTTTATCTTTCATTGAAATGGTCATTGCCAGTTATAAATGA